One region of Trichosurus vulpecula isolate mTriVul1 chromosome 1, mTriVul1.pri, whole genome shotgun sequence genomic DNA includes:
- the LOC118833741 gene encoding 40S ribosomal protein S15a-like produces MVHMNVLADALKSINNAEKRGKRQVLIRPCSKVIVQFLTVMMKHGYIGEFEIVDDHRAGKIVVNLTGRLNKCGVISPRFDVQSKDLEKWQNNLLPSCQFGFIVLTTSAGIMDHEEARQKHTGGKILGFFF; encoded by the coding sequence ATGGTGCACATGAATGTCCTGGCAGATGCTCTCAAAAGCATCAACAATGCAGAAAAGCGAGGAAAACGCCAGGTTCTCATCAGGCCGTGCTCCAAAGTAATTGTCCAGTTCTTAACTGTGATGATGAAGCATGGTTATATTGGCGAATTTGAGATCGTTGATGATCACAGAGCAGGAAAAATTGTTGTGAACCTCACGGGCAGATTAAACAAGTGTGGTGTAATCAGCCCCAGATTTGATGTTCAATCGAAAGATCTGGAAAAGTGGCAGAATAATCTCCTACCATCCTGTCAGTTTGGGTTTATTGTGCTTACAACCTCAGCTGGCATCATGGACCATGAGGAAGCAAGACAAAAACACACAGGAGGAAAAATCCTGGGATTCTTTTTCTAA
- the LOC118833828 gene encoding zinc finger protein 883-like translates to MRGGGVARDGHGTSCLSVWRLGGSGERNMLFQQLVTFEDVAVYLSKEEWGQLDLAQKELYRDVMLENYENLLSLGFPVSKPHIISQLEQRKEAWIQDTQGPEEREFSHKAYRGYKNISESENFTLRQIPQEAELFGKESEKHPKYVTQVPDLRRTCSQESSLENQIRNHREKRQNKVVSQQRVPQQVSPKKTVGRERGCEYNDFGKNRIVSSNVVTHQRVERDHTCTVCGQSFSHPLTLIQHRRIHGGEKHHQCNDYRKDVSHKSQFTRQLIIHTDEKPYECTECGKSFSRSAHLTLHQRIHTGEKPYKCNKCEKAFGTNSDLIRHERIHTGEKPYKCSDCGKAFSQSSVFIRHQRIHTGVSAYKCDDCGRALSSKLSLIEHCRIHTGEKPFQCDECGKAFTHFTSLIYHQRIHTGEKPYECNECRKAFSRHSVLIRHQRAHTGEKPFKCNECGSAFSRRSVLNEHKRIHSGEKPYECNECGKSFSRSSTLIQHQTVHNSDKPYKCNECGKGFGCRSHLTVHQRIHIGAKPYQCNVCGKAFSRSSILNQHQRIHTGEKLYKCNECGKAFSRSSILNQHQRIHTGEKRYKCSECEKAFNRRFSLILHQRIHSGEKQCKCDKCGKAFSRRTNLIRHQQIHTEDKSYE, encoded by the exons atgcggggggggggggtggcgagGGATGGCCACGGCActtcctgtctgtctgtgtgGAGGCTCGGTGGCAGCGGTGAGCG GAATATGTTGTTTCAGCAGTTGGTGACTTTTGAGGATGTGGCTGTGTACCTCTCAAAGGAAGAGTGGGGGCAACTGGACCTTGCTCAGAAGGAGCTCTACAgagatgtgatgctggagaattaTGAGAACCTTCTCTCACTGG GATTTCCGGTTTCCAAACCTCATATTATCTCCCAACTGGAACAAAGAAAAGAGGCATGGATCCAAGATACTCAGGGCCCTGAGGAAAGGGAGTTCTCTCACAAGGCTTATAGAG gtTATAAGAACATATCTGAAAGTGAAAATTTCACTCTAAGGCAAATTCCTCAAGAAGCTGAATTATTtggaaaagaatcagaaaaacacCCAAAATATGTTACCCAGGTCCCAGACTTAAGAAGAACCTGTAGCCAGGAAAGTAGCTTAGAGAACCAGATAAGAAaccacagagagaagagacagaataaAGTAGTTTCTCAGCAGAGGGTCCCCCAGCAAGTTTCCCCAAAGAAAACTGTTGGAAGAGAGAGAGGTTGTGAATATAATGATTTTGGTAAAAACCGCATTGTGAGTTCTAATGTGGTCACTCATcagagagttgaaagagaccatACGTGTACTGTATGTGGTCAGAGTTTTTCCCATCCTTTAACCTTAATTCAACATAGGAGAATTCATGGTGGAGAGAAGCACCATCAATGTAATGATTATAGGAAGGATGTCAGTCACAAATCGCAATTCACAAGACAGTTGATAATTCACACTGATGAGAAGCCCTATGAATGCACAGAATGTGGGAAGTCCTTCAGTCGTAGTGCACATCTTACtttacatcagagaattcatactggggagaaaccctACAAGTGTAACAAATGTGAGAAAGCTTTTGGCACAAATTCTGATCTCATTCGACATgagaggattcatactggagaaaaaccatatAAGTGCAGTGATTGTGGAAAAGCTTTTAGTCAGTCTTCAGTGTTTATtcgacatcagagaattcatactggagtaAGTGCCTATAAGTGTGATGACTGTGGGAGAGCCTTAAGCAGTAAGTTAAGCCTTATTGAACATTGTAGAATTCACACTGGTGAAAAACCTTTTCAGtgtgatgaatgtggaaaagccttcactCACTTCACAAGTTTAATTtaccatcagagaattcatactggagaaaaaccatatGAGTGTAATGAATGTAGAAAAGCCTTCAGTCGACATTCAGTCCTTATTCGACATCAAAGAgctcacactggagagaaaccgttcaagtgtaatgaatgtgggagtGCCTTCAGTAGGAGGTCAGTCCTTAATGAACATAAAAGAATTCATAGTGGGGaaaaaccatatgaatgtaatgaatgtggaaaatctTTCAGTCGGAGCTCCACCCTTATCCAACATCAGACAGTTCATAATTCAGACAAACCTtataaatgcaatgaatgtgggaaaggcttTGGGTGCCGCTCACAtcttactgtacatcagagaattcatattgGGGCTAAGCCTTACCAATGTAATGtgtgtgggaaagcctttagtcGAAGCTCCATCCTTaatcaacatcagagaattcatactggagagaagttgtataaatgtaatgagtgtgggaaagcctttagtcGGAGCTCCATCCTTAaccaacatcagagaattcatactggagaaaagcggtataaatgtagtgaatgtgAAAAAGCCTTCAATCGGAGATTTAGCCTTATCCTACACCAGAGAATTCATTCTGGAGAGAAGCAGTGTAAATGTGATaagtgtggaaaagccttcagtcGGAGAACCAATCTTATCCGGCATCAACAGATTCATACAGAAGATAAGTCTTATGAATAG